A region from the Cryptococcus gattii WM276 chromosome H, complete sequence genome encodes:
- a CDS encoding uncharacterized protein (Similar to TIGR gene model, INSD accession AAW45438.1) — MPDSTTPPDSISRSSSPGQGGPQRRVVSGSLRDRIAKFNNPSAPPPVPKQHVPSAPVSRGMVGNRIPSLDRKSAGILGVTPDKRVPESKGMIGNRIPSVTGGGYSPVSYQSTGSNSGGTPTKTAPAAAAAARDTSPAGSASGSVDSSAASATVDNSVSPTTSRSSTPPSSPGTAGTAATSNVPPSLVAATLPSLNANLGTSTPSSTRAEAGDTVSEFSLSVPSTPMGNSTPLLPAPEYDLVAPNLKLATGSTPHPMTPGISSQSAKFAPSVSSSLATQSVGSEEEIQMMADVSGVSTPMGTPRAARRGLGEGSVAGDGSVAGDDEGSVKDLSGKIDKLDLDEDTAPSDETLSTPVNEVRAPTIPEPFETTASDKEHEVSSTPKSTVSSSDPNKEHDLAALKQGQLDSSSSPGNVPSGAIDDMAANAMTQKLGEYTIAPEEKKVQGGQAGQFMEDIEIPDEILVPPANTRQEYGGQEELQVQEIGTEGDKEVIKTDEEKAAEEPDVVTVGEDVPAIQSAKEPEPNKTDSEKAAEEPDVAAAAEDVPATSISENANNEVIKTDAERAVESPEVVTVGKDVPATQSASHSGEEKLVKTDEEKTAEAPDVVVVGKDMPEVQSAEQDGGAIKTDQEKAAEAPYVITVGEDVHAVQSAGGEESAELIKTDEERPAEEPDVVVVGQDVPVTQSAEDKTPISETKIDQPQIAAVGAEVLPEDVISSDRDKDVKQLEVEPAPTAPSIQSTAPTFLDVPSSVEVVDNEKTPTGEAAAPDFPTPPVADPDIVDPISETTSSAELESTQQSFLSNPNEPADTLETPIDKSMLKYFPEVPDEEKPRVEVHVSSPAVTPAKSRKESTGDQKSPTGLPSSSNEKSLGRESDVANLQGQSKSISRSTLDNITPSKSSLYALEGDSSDQLDSMTPEAAKRLSKSNSTRKSPKSPLLDDEDPGGFEPGEGWAVVTKGRDA, encoded by the exons AT GCCCGACTCCACAACTCCACCGGACAGTATCTCACGCTCCTCTTCGCCAGGTCAAGGCGGTCCCCAACGCCGAGTCGTATCAGGCTCTCTGCGTGATCGTATAGCCAAATTCAACAACCCTTCAGCTCCACCCCCTGTTCCCAAGCAACATGTCCCCAGCGCACCCGTATCGCGCGGCATGGTCGGGAACCGTATCCCCAGCTTGGACCGCAAGTCTGCTGGGATTTTGGGGGTGACTCCTGATAAGAGGGTACCCGAGAGTAAGGGAATGATTGGTAACAGGATTCCTAGTGTGACTGGTGGCGGGTATTCCCCGGTGTCCTACCAGAGCACTGGGTCCAACAGTGGCGGTACCCCGACAAAGACCGCGCCTGCTGCGGCTGCGGCTGCCCGCGATACCAGCCCCGCCGGTTCTGCTTCTGGCTCGGTAGACTCTAGCGCTGCCTCCGCCACTGTCGATAACTCGGTCTCACCCACCACTTCCCGTTCATCTACACCGCCTAGCTCGCCTGGAACTGCAGGTACGGCTGCCACAAGTAACGTACCTCCTAGCCTCGTTGCTGCCACTCTACCCTCTTTGAATGCCAATCTTGGTACCTCTACACCTTCATCTACTCGTGCTGAAGCTGGCGATACTGTTTCTGAGTTTTCCTTGTCGGTACCATCTACTCCTATGGGTAACAGCACGCCTCTCCTTCCTGCACCCGAGTATGATCTCGTCGCACCCAACCTCAAGCTCGCGACCGGGTCTACCCCGCACCCTATGACGCCGGGCATCTCCTCTCAGTCGGCCAAATTTGCTCCCAGTGTATCTTCCTCGCTCGCTACTCAATCTGTTGGTAGCGAAGAGGAAATCCAGATGATGGCCGATGTCAGCGGGGTTAGTACTCCTATGGGCACACCTCGTGCCGCGAGACGGGGGTTGGGAGAAGGAAGTGTAGCTGGAGACGGAAGCGTTGctggagatgatgaaggcTCAGTAAAGGATTTGAGTGGCAAGATTGACAAGCTTGATCTTGACGAAGACACTGCGCCTTCCGATGAAACCCTTTCTACCCCTGTCAACGAAGTCAGGGCCCCCACAATTCCCGAGCCATTCGAAACTACTGCCTCCGACAAGGAACACGAAGTTTCTTCCACTCCGAAGTCTACAGTCTCTAGCTCTGACCCCAATAAGGAGCATGACCTTGCGGCTCTCAAGCAAGGCCAACTCGATTCCTCATCTTCGCCCGGCAATGTACCCTCTGGGGCCATTGATGACATGGCTGCGAATGCTATGACCCAGAAGCTTGGCGAGTACACTATCGCCCccgaggagaagaaggtaCAAGGCGGCCAAGCTGGCCAATTTATGGAGGATATAGAGATCCCTGATGAGATTCTCGTCCCTCCGGCCAATACTAGGCAGGAGTACGGTGGGCAGGAAGAGTTGCAGGTTCAAGAAATCGGCACCGAAGGTGATAAGGAGGTTATTAAGACTGATGAGGAGAAAGCTGCCGAGGAGCCTGATGTGGTCACCGTCGGTGAAGACGTACCCGCCATTCAGTCTGCAAAGGAGCCTGAACCTAACAAAACGGACTCGGAAAAGGCTGCGGAGGAGCCAGATGTGGCTGCTGCCGCCGAGGATGTACCTGCTACCTCAATCAGTGAAAACGCCAACAATGAGGTCATCAAGACAGATGCGGAAAGGGCCGTTGAATCTCCAGAGGTCGTCACTGTCGGCAAAGATGTGCCCGCAACACAGTCGGCTTCTCACAGTGGCGAAGAGAAATTAGTGAAGACGGACGAGGAAAAGACAGCAGAGGCGCCCGATGTGGTGGTGGTCGGAAAGGACATGCCTGAGGTCCAGTCTGCGGAGCAGGATGGGGGCGCGATCAAGACTGACCAGGAAAAGGCTGCTGAAGCGCCTTATGTTATCACGGTCGGCGAGGATGTACACGCTGTCCAGTCTGCTGGTGGTGAAGAGAGCGCGGAGCTCATCAAGACCGACGAAGAGAGGCCTGCTGAGGAGCCAGATGTTGTTGTCGTCGGCCAGGACGTCCCTGTTACTCAGTCTGCAGAGGACAAAACCCCTATCTCTGAAACCAAGATTGACCAACCGCAAATCGCTGCTGTGGGAGCTGAAGTGCTGCCAGAAGACGTCATCTCCTCTGACAGGGACAAGGATGTCAAGCAACTTGAGGTTGAGCCTGCCCCTACCGCCCCCTCAATCCAGTCCACCGCCCCAACATTTCTTGATGTCCCCTCATCTGTCGAAGTTGTAGATAATGAAAAAACCCCTACTGGTGAAGCAGCAGCTCCCGACTTTCCCACACCTCCTGTTGCCGATCCTGACATTGTAGATCCCATCTCCGAAACCACCTCTTCGGCCGAACTCGAATCTACTCAGCAAAGCTTTCTCTCTAATCCCAACGAACCCGCTGACACACTTGAAACCCCCATCGACAAGTCAATGCTCAAATATTTCCCCGAAGTCCCCGACGAGGAGAAGCCCAGGGTAGAAGTCCACGTCTCCAGCCCGGCTGTGACGCCTGCCAAATCGAGGAAAGAGTCTACCGGGGACCAAAAGAGCCCTACAGGGTTGCCTTCTTCCAGCAATGAAAAGTCGTTGGGAAGGGAAAGCGATGTTGCCAATCTGCAGGGGCAAAGTAAATCCATCAGCCGCTCGACCTTAGATAATATAACACCTAGCAAATCATCTCTATATGCCTTAGAGGGAGACTCTTCTGATCAACTTGACAGCATGACTCCCGAGGCTGCTAAGCGGCTCTCAAAGTCAAACTCAACGAGGAAAAGCCCCAAGAGCCCATTGTTGGATGACGAGGATCCAGGAGGTTTCGAGCCTGGAGAAGGGTGGGCGGTTGTTACCAA GGGAAGGGATGCCTGA
- a CDS encoding peptidase, putative (Similar to TIGR gene model, INSD accession AAW45436.1): MKAAILALLGLSASAWAAPALFTVEDMLAAPRPFPAIASPDKQHAIAVVDYWEPKDDSMRREAYLATLNRPEVKHPISLFNTTPSAAADFFWLDNVTIAYLDGSTLFSYPVEYAFSQSNLKHKSHPPHSPRHQKILSFPSGVNPTSLQYEASTKTLAFTGQVWSDGSFYQTGHHDKLYRKKRDSAQVYDDLMVRHWDTWRVSGKVWTLGVVKLSNVKDEWAELDSDVRKHHKHRSEFINILNGTDLVSQTDPIDAGSYSISSDYIAVAAKPPYLLTATHTREDIYLFPLSFSYDSTSSPPKHLTPHAHGAISGVKFSPDGKKLSWLEMKKDGYESDRRVAVVYDLEKGKSERWTDVWDRSPSSISWAVDSQSIFLLAEFQGRTLPYHLANANHLPTPLLFNGTTVSLTPLNETDLLIARQSFRTPTVEWILTLPNPSDLAKSAENGDGDGDKIPAAEPLRQLTRWNEHYIRGRLDAQAGEEFWFKGAEGKDVMGWALKPRGWKPDQKAKYPLAFLIHGGPQSAWEDSWSTRWNPALFAAQGYFVVAINPTGSTGYGQEFTDAIQGDWGGRPFKDLLAGYHFALEKYPEIDPERTAGLGASYGGYMVNWINGHNDHFGFKALVCHDGVFDTVTTFFSTEEVWFPVRDFAGTPWTNRATYEKWSPVNHVIEWSTPELVIQGGKDYRLENSQGLGAFTALQLQGVPSRFVYFPDENHWVLKPHNSIKWHHEVFRWLEEWIGQPTDDGEAFIVQQK; this comes from the exons ATGAAAGCTGCCATATTGGCCCTCCTTGGCCTATCAGCCTCGGCGTGGGCTGCTCCAGCCCTATTTACCGTAGAAGATATGCTCGCTGCCCCCAGGCCTTTCCCGGCTATTGCCAGTCCTGACAAGCAGCACGCCATCGCTGTCGTCGACTATTGGGAACCAAAGGATGACTC CATGAGGAGAGAAGCATACCTCGCGACGCTCAACAGACCCGAGGTAAAGCATCCCATCTCCTTGTTTAACACTACTCcttcagcagcagcagatTTCTTCTGGCTTGACAATGTTACCATCGCATACCTCGATGGATCGACCCTTTTTTCTTATCCTGTCGAATATGCATTTAGCCAGTCCAACCTCAAACACAAAAGCCACCCTCCTCACTCCCCCAGGCATCAAAAGATCCTGTCTTTCCCTTCTGGCGTCAACCCTACTTCTCTTCAATATGAAGCAAGCACCAAAACTCTTGCTTTTACAGGCCAAGTGTGGTCTGATGGCTCATTTTACCAGACTGGACATCACGACAAGCTTTACCGCAAGAAACGTGACAGTGCCCAGGTGTACGACGACTTGATGGTCAGGCATTGGGATACCTGGAGAGTCAGCGGGAAGGTATGGACATTGGGTGTTGTCAAGTTGAGCAACGTCAAGGATGAATGGGCAGAGCTTGATAGTGATGTTAGAAAGCACCACAAGCACCGATCTGAGTTTATTAACATCTTGAACGGTACCGACTTGGTATCCCAGACCGACCCTATCGACGCTGGTTCTTATTCTATCAGCTCTGACTACATCGCTGTAGCCGCTAAACCCCCTTATCTCCTGACTGCGACCCATACCAGAGAAGATATAtacctcttccctctctctttctcttaTGATTCGacttcttcccctcccaAGCACCTTACTCCTCACGCCCATGGAGCTATCAGCGGAGTCAAGTTCTCGCCTGATGGGAAGAAGCTCTCGTGGCTcgagatgaagaaggacGGCTACGAGAGTGATAGGCGGGTTGCCGTTGTTTATGATTTagagaaaggaaagagtGAAAGATGGACCGATGTTTGGGACAGGAGCCCTAGCAGTATTTCC TGGGCGGTCGATTCCCAatccatcttccttttgGCCGAATTCCAAGGGCGCACCCTCCCATACCACCTCGCGAATGCCAACCACCTCCCGACCCCCCTCCTCTTTAATGGTACAACTGTTTCTCTCACTCCATTGAACGAGACCGACCTTCTGATCGCCCGTCAATCCTTCCGAACACCCACTGTGGAATGGATATTGACCTTGCCCAACCCTTCGGACCTTGCCAAGTCTGCCGAGAATGGAGACGGGGACGGTGACAAGATACCGGCTGCTGAGCCTCTAAGACAACTCACTCGATGGAATGAACATTACATCCGTGGGAGGTTGGATGCTCAGGCCGGTGAAGAGTTTTGGTTCAAGGGTGCTGAAGGCAAGGATGTCATGGGATGGGCTTTGAAGCCTCGTGGGTGGAAGCCTGACCAGAAGGCCAAGTATCCTTTGG CTTTCTTAATTCACGGCGGCCCTCAATCGGCTTGGGAGGATTCTTGGTCGACTCGATGGAACCCTGCTCTATTTGCCGCCCAGGGTTACTTTGTCGTCGCTATCAATCCTACTGGTTCTACGGGCTATGGACAAGAATTTACTGATGCTATCCAGGGTGACTGGGGAGGGA GGCCTTTCAAGGACCTCCTTGCAGGTTACCACTTCGCACTTGAAAAATACCCTGAA ATCGACCCCGAACGTACTGCCGGCCTTGGAGCTTCTTATGGCGGTTACATGGTTAACTGGATCAACGGACACAATGACCACTTTGGTTTTAAAGCGTTGGTCTGCCATGACGGTGTGTTCGACACGGTCACTACTTTCTTTTCGACGGAAGAGGTTTGGTTCCCCGTCCG GGACTTTGCTGGTACACCTTGGACGAATAGGGCTACTTATGAAAA ATGGAGCCCCGTGAACCATGTCATCGAGTGGAGTACTCCGGAACTTGTTATACAAGGTGGAAAGG ACTACCGTTTGGAGAACTCTCAAGGCCTTG GCGCTTTCACCGCTCTTCAGCT TCAAGGAGTTCCTAGCCGATTCGTCTACTTCCCCGACGAGAATCACTGGGTTCTCAAACCTCACAACTCTATCAAGTGGCAC CATGAGGTGTTCCGATGGCTCGAGGAATGGATTGGCCAGCCCACCGATGACGGTGAGGCTTTCATCGTGCAGCAAAAATGA
- a CDS encoding Hypothetical Protein (Similar to TIGR gene model, INSD accession AAW45434.1), whose amino-acid sequence MGALRRQPAMFDLHGACRTVSVKRDKWDKDPWEQEEVNHGILKRLSTTALGEIEVRKRIKEVRQGDKYQKASPIAKRSETLLRRPTRSSDSPDTTTIVLEPRGRSFSSARFEKSVMTHDHVPAISPCSDFAEGLSLILGMSKPPQRFQASEYPESAYSTERPDLNVSEQPASHPMVREYTSMGWNGENIENRFNTGKSLEELPPTNANGLERTKRSNSVSAWCQVSHKRSQALPSSNSIRDHETRTHTPLYTLKGSKFNSCPGGLPLNPRGPSWPSSASLSPSSASPSPPSSSLSGNSFLSSSMSSRSIRILTTTTAQARPRMTSLANASDISILAPSTIGIGCSSSVGTGQSGSLPESLEAECIDLTETGRQTSHANESKGDKGYSWMSRMRTVGLETVAIIAEEVPSTQPLESDPVYLNSYSISPVHAQTTLHTRPPVQGPKLKRAHTYGNLKDVWKLASFPGGLIEAQPDEEPVKQDNRALSPRVLESPAVIHPPSLDSPIDILLLHCPPTSHFHSPVRSVPIYSPPDADDEHSHVCSFSSPQTGNIRKIRPSPFQATRNSLRGMLSKSFKSRSLAHAFDNAEKNSQQRGSSLKSKISGPLLVRSAGDEMDRKKSDKEWREEVLKDVVGRTLSSQFKLLEETAKQQRESLLVKDKTDQKASLFGTGLKTWIPIPETLSSSVSIKKKKDPTNADSCENRMKMNSGTSPSMESSLSLRMVTDETFNPKAEVLTSGYLGDPTVREDFIYRTPPRRPSGNGRPTSTPLLSPWSPTSPKSGETLSQSIDPSIIINDAILRLDEFPKSRRHHLTSSSPPPKSGRSKSWRVSRRSSILKLFKSEDSKHQNTSQDPLIPKKTASGTFTLTGSIRSSFLTIAKHHIQTIEQKERSKCPRPPCVTPFSTLPLRTPIHQHIELYRPLSRARSSFELPLNLSPAKPLLDKLVARDDALVFLEGRNNMKQTAEVDIVKVLEWRKEVEKDI is encoded by the exons ATGGGAGCTCTACGTCGTCAACCAGCTATGTTCGACTTGCATGGTGCTTGTCGCACAGTGAGCGTCAAGCGCGATAAATGGGACAAAGATCCATGGGAGCAGGAAGAGGTAAACCATGGAATTCTTAAGCGACTAAGCACTACTGCACTGGGAGAGATTGAGGTTCGAAAGAGAATCAAGGAGGTAAGGCAG GGCGACAAGTACCAGAAAGCATCACCCATCGCGAAGAGGTCTGAGACTCTCTTGAGAAGACCGACGAGATCATCAGACTCTCCAGACACCACCACCATTGTGCTCGAACCAAGAGGCCGGTCGTTTTCATCCGCCCGATTCGAAAAATCTGTGATGACCCATGATCATGTACCGGCCATATCGCCTTGTTCCGACTTTGCCGAAGGGCTCTCTTTGATATTGGGGATGTCAAAGCCTCCCCAGCGATTCCAAGCATCGGAGTATCCCGAGTCAGCCTACTCCACTGAAAGACCAGACCTTAATGTGTCTGAACAGCCGGCCTCTCATCCAATGGTCAGAGAGTATACTTCTATGGGCTGGAATGGAGAGAACATTGAGAATCGCTTTAATACTGGCAAAAGTCTTGAAGAACTTCCACCGACCAATGCCAATGGATTAGAGCGAACGAAGAGGAGTAATTCCGTGTCAGCATGGTGTCAAGTGTCGCACAAACGCTCCCAGGCATTACCTTCATCAAACTCTATTAGAGACCATGAAACCCGAACGCATACCCCTTTGTATACATTGAAAGGTAGCAAATTCAATTCCTGTCCAGGTGGCCTCCCTCTCAATCCTCGAGGACCATCATGGCCATCGAGCgcttctctctctccttcatctGCCTCACCCTCCccaccatcctcatctCTATCTGGCAATTCattcctctcctcttccatgTCTAGTCGCTCCATCCGTATCCTCACAACAACCACAGCCCAGGCACGACCGCGTATGACTTCCTTGGCCAATGCCTCTGACATCTCGATCCTGGCGCCTTCCACGATTGGAATAGgctgctcttcctctgttGGTACGGGACAGTCAGGTAGTTTGCCGGAAAGTCTGGAAGCAGAGTGTATCGATCTGACGGAAACTGGTCGTCAGACTTCGCACGCGAACGAGAGCAAGGGGGATAAAGGATATTCATGGATGAGCCGCATGAGGACAGTAGGCCTAGAAACTGTCGCGATAATCGCCGAAGAAGTACCGTCTACCCAGCCTTTGGAATCCGATCCAGTATATCTCAATTCCTACAGCATTTCCCCTGTTCACGCTCAAACCACTCTACACACACGTCCGCCTGTACAGGGACCAAAGTTGAAAAGAGCACATACCTATGGAAATTTGAAGGATGTTTGGAAACTGGCTTCGTTTCCTGGCGGGCTTATCGAGGCGCAACCAGATGAAGAACCTGTAAAGCAAGACAACCGAGCTCTATCTCCTCGGGTCCTCGAATCTCCGGCTGTCATCCACCCACCATCACTTGATTCGCCAATCGATATTCTACTCC TCCACTGTCCTCCAACTTCCCATTTTCATTCTCCCGTCCGATCAGTACCCATATATTCTCCGCCGGATGCAGACGACGAGCACTCACATGTATGCTCATTCAGCTCCCCCCAAACTGGCAATATCCGCAAAATCAGACCATCCCCTTTTCAAGCGACTCGTAATTCCTTGAGAGGGATGCTAAGCAAGTCTTTCAAAAGCCGATCACTGGCTCATGCGTTTGATAATGCGGAAAAGAACAGTCAGCAAAGAGGATCGTCTTTGAAATCTAAGATATCTGGACCTTTACTGGTCAGAAGTGCCGGAGACGAGATGGACAGGAAAAAAAGCGATAAAGaatggagagaagaagtcTTGAAAGACGTTGTAGGAAGGACTCTGTCTTCGCAATTCAAGCTGCTTGAGGAGACAGCTAAGCAGCAGCGAGAATCTTTACTTGTCAAAGACAAAACCGATCAAAAGGCTTCGTTGTTTGGAACTGGCTTGAAAACCTGGATTCCAATACCAGAAACACTGTCGAGCTCCGTTTCAataaaaaagaaaaaagatCCTACCAATGCCGATTCGTGTGAAAACAGAATGAAAATGAACAGTGGAACAAGTCCAAGTATGGAAAGTAGTTTGAGCTTGAGGATGGTGACAGATGAGACGTTCAACCCGAAAGCCGAGGTTCTGACATC CGGATATCTTGGAGATCCCACTGTACGTGAAGATTTTATATACCGAACCCCTCCTCGTCGGCCATCAGGCAATGGCCGCCCTACTTCCACCCCACTTCTCTCTCCATGGTCTCCAACATCCCCAAAATCTGGCGAGACACTGTCTCAGTCAATCGACCCATCGATTATTATCAATGACGCGATACTGCGTCTTGACGAGTTTCCTAAGAGCAGACGGCATCACCTtacatcttcttcaccgCCACCAAAATCTGGAAGAAGTAAGAGCTGGAGGGTCTCTAGAAGGTCCAGTATTCTGAAATTATTCAAATCCGAAGATTCAAAACACCAAAATACCTCCCAGGATCCCCTCATACCAAAGAAGACGGCAAGCGGGACGTTCACCCTCACAGGTAGCATTCGCTCCTCTTTCTTGACTATTGCCAAGCATCATATTCAAACCATAGAGCAAAAAGAAAGAAGTAAATGCCCTAGGCCACCCTGCGTCACCCCTTTTTCCACGTTACCCCTTCGTACACCTATTCATCAACATATCGAACTTTATCGGCCCCTTTCGAGAGCGAGATCATCGTTCGAGCTGCCTTTGAATCTTTCGCCTGCAAAACCGTTATTGGATAAGTTGGTGGCGAGGGACGATGCGCTGGTTTTTttggaaggaagaaatAACATGAAGCAGACAGCAGAGGTTGATATTGTAAAGGTGCTGGAATGGCGTAAAGAGGTGGAGAAAGATATCTAG
- a CDS encoding uncharacterized protein (Similar to TIGR gene model, INSD accession AAW45665.1): MVQMTRPSEKRIHLTRHAQAEHNVADDYTIADALLTALGREQSRQLNEATKNGVQRTAELLVTSPLRRPLETMLLGYPELKVRLEKTGKSVILLDILQEVGPYPCDTPTHPISALKASNNGIFSNLDFSTLSPDYASKEGIFAPASGEARAKLVRKWLRERPEKEIVVVAHGDILRFIVDGQQSSRPWNNAENKVFTFRSNDASDDSLVEADYQVEARDATAAPTSSEIKAGEF, translated from the exons ATGGTGCAGATGACGAGACCTAGCGAGAAACGCATCCATCTCACCCGTCATGCTCAAGCAGAGCACAA TGTGGCAGATGATTACACAA TTGCGGATGCGCTCTTGACAGCACTCGGGCGAGAACAGTCGCGGCAGCTCAACGAGGCCACCAAGAATGGGGTACAGCGGACTGCTGAACTTCTAGTGACTTCTCCC CTCCGAAGGCCACTGGAGACCATGTTGCTCGGTTATCCCGAGCTCAAAGTCCGACTGGAAAAGACTGGGAAGTCCGTCATATTACTAGACATCTTGCAAGAAGTTGGACC ATACCCTTGTGACACTCCTACACATCCCATCTCTGCTTTGAAAGCATCTAACAATGGCATCTTCTCCAACCTTGATTTTTCCACCCTTTCTCCAGACTACGCTTCCAAAGAGGGCATCTTCGCGCCTGCCAGTGGTGAGGCACGGGCCAAGCTGGTACGCAAGTGGCTAAGAGAGAGGCCTGAGAAGGAGATTGTCG TGGTGGCCCATGGTGATATTTTGAGATTCATTGTCGATGGCCAACAATCCAGCCGA CCTTGGAATAATGCGGAGAACAAAGTGTTCACCTTCAGATCTAACGATGCCTCGGACGACAGTTTGGTCGAAGCTGACTACCAAGTGGAAGCTCGCGATGCTACTGCCGCGCCCACCAGTAGTGAGATCAAGGCGGGCGAGTTTTAA
- a CDS encoding monocarboxylic acid transporter, putative (Similar to TIGR gene model, INSD accession AAW45508.1) encodes MSEIIELRKLNTLTERSTTQRFEEDREDNESVGSRKADDTPSERTLAQEDEENQGDEETVAQYALPPTDCGIRAWLFLAGATMMELLIWAIPTSVGVLHVYWTNELFDGRGTATLTLAATLHSGLVYMSTALLGPLVVRATTWQKTIQVVTWIISAAGLIASAFATQPWHLIVTFGIIYPVCGAAYLPCATLLFEWFVKARGTAMGIVYAGMGVGGAVCPFIIDGLLKRYSYKTTMISIGIGFGIIGLISLIPIRRRIPPTSRSHHSGNRWNAADWSFMKSTALMTGLATILLTSLGNFVPSLWLPSFAEDLNLTKPSGTGLIAILNAASVPGNAILGIMSDHMSLRVVILISCIGSGLACAFLWGFGTNDGMLVAFTIVFGLLGPSFSALWTKMNAVISKDNPFAITIVLSLFTFIRGVGNMTSGPISEALLKYNTFKGGAGAYGINNYGVLLLYSSITILSGSVTGAMFKEKST; translated from the exons ATGTCTGAAATCATAGAATTACGCAAACTCAATACTCTTACAGAACGCTCTACGACACAACGGTTCGAAGAAGATCGAGAAGACAATGAATCGGTGGGCTCACGCAAGGCGGACGATACACCTTCGGAGCGCACCTTAGCACAGGAGGACGAAGAGAATcaaggagatgaggaaacGGTAGCTCAGTATGCCTTGCCTCCGACAGATTGTGGGATCAGAGCATGGCTCTTTTTGGCTGGCGCGACCATGATGGAGCTGTTAATATGGGCAATACCGACCTCTGTTGGTGTGCTGCATGTATATTGGACCAATGAGCTCTTCGATGGAAGGGGAACGGCCACCCTAACTCTCGCGGCTACACTCCACAGTGGTTTGGTGTACATGAGCACTGCATTACTCGGGCC GCTCGTTGTAAGAGCAACCACTTGGCAAAAAACAATTCAAGTTGTAACATGGATCATCTCTGCCGCTGGGCTCATTGCTAGTGCCTTTGCTACCCAG CCATGGCACTTGATTGTCACGTTCGGTATCATCTACCCAGTGTGTGGTG CTGCATACCTCCCCTGCGCTACTCTCCTCTTTGAATGGTTTGTTAAGGCAAGAGGGACTGCGATGGGTATCGTTTACGCAGGAATGGGAGTGGGCGGTGCTGTATGTCCCTTTATCATAGACGGCCTTTTGAAGCGTTATAGCTACAAAACCACTATGATCTCTATTGGAATTGGATTTGGTATCATTGGCCTTATCTCGCTGATCCCCATCCGTCGTCGAATTCCTCCAACCAGTCGGTCCCACCATTCCGGGAATAGATGGAACGCCGCCGACTGGTCCTTCATGAAGAGTACCGCTTTAATGACAGGCTTGGCTACAATCCTTCTCACCAGTCTTGGCAACTTCGTCCCTAGCCTTTGGTTACCAT CTTTCGCCGAAGATTTGAACCTCACGAAACCTAGCGGTACGGGCCTTATAGCCATTCTTAATGCTGCTTCTGTCCCAGGTAATGCTATCCTTGGGATCATGTCCGATCATATGTCTTTGCGTGTTGTAATCCTCATCTCGTGTATCGGCAGCGGATTGGCTTGTGCATTCCTTTGGGGCTTTGGAACGAACGACGGTATGCTTGTTGCATTCACCATTGTTTTTGGGCTTCTAGGCCCTAGCTTCTCTGCCCTGTGGACCAAGATGAACGCTGTGATATCAA AGGACAACCCTTTCGCAATCACCATTGTTCTTTCATTGTTCACCTTCATCAGAGGGGTTGGTAATATGACATCCG GCCCTATATCAGAGGCCCTTTTGAAATATAACACCTTCAAGGGCGGAGCTGGTGCTTACGGGATTAACAACTAT GGTGTGCTCTTGTTGTATTCATCTATTACTATCTTGAGCGGCAGTGTGACAGGCGCGATGTTCAAAGAAAAGTCAACCTAA